Proteins found in one Brachypodium distachyon strain Bd21 chromosome 5, Brachypodium_distachyon_v3.0, whole genome shotgun sequence genomic segment:
- the LOC100845861 gene encoding uncharacterized protein LOC100845861: MASSLTPLLVLGLLLVLLASARAISISLPALPLSTASRWVVGADGRRVKLACASWASHLEPVAAEGLSRRDVGGIAARVAAMGFNCVRLTWPTYLATNTTLSSLPLRWSLERLGLRESVAGVRVNNPDLLDLPLIDVFREVVSALASSNIMVILDNQMTTPGWCCSRSDGNGFFGDKYFDPEEWLKGLSAMATMFRYTKNVVGMSLRNELRGPYQNVSLWYRYMQQGAEAVHAANPNVLVILSGLDFDNTLSFLFSKQVELSFTGKLVFEQHWYGFSDGTDWEDWNQNDACGVAVESIRTKGLFLLKQGWPLFFSEIGFDMSGTHIPDNRYLTCFISVAAEMDLDWAIWALQGSYYIREGILAYDESYGLLSWDWYTARNPSFIKRINYLQSPFQGPGLPNSKKPYNAIFHPLTGLCVLVKSPNSLELGPCDESNAWNYTSTCELVLKHSGQCLEAKSVGDIAKLGTVSSKSCSKWQLISDSRMHVSTELTKNGTRVCLDASPDGVISTNQCKCLIEDPTCNPESQWFKVILSSKGIPGEASVLQLPSLGPWPPVSSS, translated from the exons ATGGCTTCCTCTCTCACTCCACTACTTGTCCTTGGTCTGCTACTCGTCCTCCTAGCGTCCGCGCGCGCCATCTCGATCTCGCTCCCGGCGCTGCCTCTGTCGACCGCGTCGCGATGGGTGGTGGGGGCGGACGGGCGGCGCGTGAAGCTGGCGTGCGCGAGCTGGGCGTCGCACCTGGAgcccgtggcggcggagggcctGTCGCGGCGCGACGTGGGCGGCATCGCGGCGCGCGTCGCGGCGATGGGGTTCAACTGCGTGCGGCTCACCTGGCCGACCTACCTCGCCACCAACACCACGCTCTCCTCTCTGCCGCTGCGGTGGTCGCTGGAGCGCCTCGGCTTGCGGGAGTCCGTCGCCGGCGTAAGGGTCAACAACCCCGACCTCCTCGACCTGCCTCTCATCGATGTGTTCCGG GAAGTGGTGTCTGCTTTGGCCAGCAGCAATATTATGGTCATACTTGATAACCAAATGACAACTCCAGGATGGTGCTGCAGCAGATCTGATGGTAATGGATTCTTTGGAGACAAGTACTTTGACCCTGAAGAATGGTTGAAGGGCCTCAGTGCAATGGCCACAATGTTTAGGTACACAAAGAATGTTGTAGGCATGAGCTTGCGGAATGAGCTCCGTGGCCCCTATCAAAATGTTAGTTTGTGGTACAG GTATATGCAACAGGGTGCTGAAGCTGTGCATGCAGCAAATCCTAATGTCCTTGTTATTTTGTCGGGCCTGGATTTTGACAACACTCTCTCCTTCTTGTTCTCAAAGCAAGTTGAGCTGTCATTTACTGGAAAATTAGTCTTCGAGCAGCATTGGTATGGTTTCTCGGATGGTACTGACTGGGAAGATTGGAACCAAAATGATGCTTGTGGAGTGGCTGTCGAATCCATAAGGACTAAAGGACTGTTCCTACTAAAACAAGGCTGGCCGTTGTTTTTCTCTGAGATTGGGTTTGACATGTCTGGCACGCATATTCCTGACAATCGTTATCTTACATGCTTCATAAGCGTAGCAGCTGAAATGGATCTAGACTGGGCTATTTGGGCTCTACAAGGGAGTTACTATATCAGAGAGGGCATTCTAGCTTATGATGAATCGTATGGATTGCTATCATGGGATTGGTATACAGCTAGAAACCCCAGCTTCATTAAAAGGATCAATTATCTGCAATCACCATTTCAAG GTCCCGGTCTACCGAACAGTAAAAAACCATATAATGCAATTTTCCATCCTCTAACTGGGCTCTGTGTGTTGGTGAAATCTCCAAATTCACTTGAGTTGGGTCCTTGTGATGAATCAAACGCTTGGAACTACACCTCCACATGTGAGCTAGTATTGAAACACTCTGGACAATGCCTTGAGGCAAAATCTGTGGGTGATATCGCAAAGCTTGGGACTGTTAGCAGCAAATCCTGTTCAAAGTGGCAGCTAATATCAGATTCAAGAATGCATGTTTCGACTGAACTCACTAAAAATGGGACCAGGGTGTGCTTGGATGCCAGCCCTGACGGTGTCATCTCAACAAATCAATGCAAGTGCCTAATTGAAGATCCAACTTGTAATCCTGAGAGTCAATGGTTCAAAGTTATATTAAGTAGTAAAGGTATACCAGGTGAAGCCTCCGTTTTGCAGTTGCCATCTCTTGGACCCTGGCCTCCAGTATCAAGTTCATAA
- the LOC100840285 gene encoding probable galactinol--sucrose galactosyltransferase 2 translates to MPPALSNCLAYPTSGARKRADFLLATTRLQGTSLSPSLPAPLAAAPPRYNSRGRGAMPVVAASPGQPSSTADAPPLQMMTTTRLERGSLLVGGRELLARAPPDVTLRAAVADDAPGAAFLGARAAAPSSRHVFSVGTIAEGWRWLSLFRLKIWWMTPKTGAGAAGVPAETQMLLLESRNGAEGEAVYALMLPVLDGDFRASLQGSTENELQFCFESGDPDVQAMEAVDAVFINSGDNPFRLIKESIKILSKVKGTFSHIENKEIPANLDWFGWCTWDAFYKDVKPVGIEEGLKSLCDGGAPPKFLIIDDGWQEVVDEFKEVDEAPAEQTVFAERLVDLKENDKFRGEVCKNLGDLVNRIKGEHAVKYVYVWHALLGYWGGVRATSDAMKKYNPKLIYPVQSPGNVANLRDIAMDSLQKFGVGIIDPAKIYDFYNDLHSYLSSMGVDGVKVDVQNVMETLGHGIGGRVALTRKYQHALEESIARNFKGNNLICCMSHNSDTIFSSLKSAVARASEDFMPREPTMQTMHIATVAFNSFLLGEIFIPDWDMFHSKHESAEFHGAARALSGGGVYVSDKPGVHNFSVLKKLVLPDGSILRARYAGRPTCDCLFNDPVMDGKSLLKIWNVNNLSAAIGVFNCQGAGNWAWSAKEISHIPTSINITGHLSPSDVESIEEIAGDDWNGETAVYAFYSCSLLRLQKNQSLQVSLCTMTCEIYTISPIKVFGGAVRFAPLGLTNMFNSGGALHSIASTVDSSATTIQISRIPGRFAAYSSARPAICRVDAHDVEFSHSDDGLLAFDLSDGSPQNNLRNIEIVYTAS, encoded by the exons ATGCCGCCCGCGCTGTCCAATTGCTTAGCTTATCCAACCAGTGGAGCCAGGAAACGTGCCGATTTCCTATTGGCTACGACGAGGCTGCAGGGGACCTCGCTGTCGCCGTCGCTCCCGGCTCCACTTGCAGCCGCACCCCCGCGCTATAACtcgcgcggccgcggcgcaaTGCCAGtcgtcgccgcctcccccgGTCAACCCAGCTCCACCGCCGACGCGCCCCCGCTGCagatgatgacgacgacgcGGCTCGAACGCGGGTCCCTGCTGGTCGGCGGGCGCGAGCTCCTCGCCCGCGCCCCGCCCGACGTCACcctgcgcgccgccgtcgccgacgacgCCCCGGGCGCCGCGTTCCTCGGCGCCCGGGCGGCGGCTCCGTCCAGCCGCCACGTGTTCTCCGTCGGCACAATCGCCGA AGGGTGGAGGTGGCTGTCCCTGTTCCGGTTGAAGATCTGGTGGATGACGCCGAAGAccggcgccggtgcggcaGGCGTGCCGGCGGAGACGCAGATGCTGCTTCTGGAGTCGAGGAATGGCGCGGAGGGCGAAGCGGTGTACGCGCTGATGCTGCCGGTTCTTGATGGGGACTTCCGGGCCAGCCTCCAAGGGAGCACCGAGAATGAGCTCCAGTTCTGCTTCGAGAGTG GTGATCCTGATGTGCAGGCAATGGAAGCCGTTGATGCGGTATTCATCAACTCAGGAGATAATCCTTTCAGGCTAATTAAGGAATCTATCAA AATACTGTCCAAGGTCAAAGGAACTTTCAGTCATATAGAGAACAAGGAG ATCCCTGCAAACTTGGACTGGTTTGGGTGGTGCACTTGGGATGCATTTTATAAAGATGTTAAGCCAGTAGGGATAGAGGAGGGCCTTAAAAG TTTGTGCGATGGAGGCGCGCCACCAAAGTTTCTGATTATAGATGATGGTTGGCAAGAAGTAGTTGACGAATTCAAGGAAGTAGATGAAGCTCCTGCTGAACAAACTGT ATTTGCAGAGAGGCTGGTTGATCTGAAGGAGAATGATAAGTTCAGGGGAGAAGTCTGCAAGAATCTTGGAGACCTTGTCAATAGAATCAAAGGAGAACATGCAGTCAA GTATGTCTATGTATGGCATGCTTTACTTGGGTATTGGGGAGGTGTCCGTGCAACGTCCGACGCTATGAAGAAGTACAATCCAAAACTAATTTACCCTGTCCAGTCTCCTGGCAATGTTGCAAATTTGAGGGATATAGCCATGGACAGCTTGCAGAAATTTGGAGTGGGCATCATTGATCCTGCGAAGATATATGATTTCTACAATGATCTGCACAGTTACCTTTCTAGTATGGGTGTGGATGGTGTGAAGGTAGATGTGCAGAATGTGATGGAGACTCTCGGGCATGGCATTGGTGGTCGTGTTGCATTAACTCGGAAGTATCAACATGCTCTTGAGGAGTCTATTGCTCGAAACTTCAAAGGGAATAACCTAATATGCTGCATGAGTCACAACTCAGACACCATCTTTAG TTCCTTGAAGAGTGCAGTTGCTAGAGCATCAGAAGATTTCATGCCTCGCGAACCAACAATGCAAACAATGCACATTGCTACTGTAGCATTCAATAGCTTTTTGTTGGGGGAAATTTTCATACCTGACTGGGATATGTTCCAC AGCAAACATGAATCAGCAGAATTTCATGGAGCAGCTAGGGCTCTAAGTGGAGGTGGTGTTTATGTCAG TGACAAACCGGGAGTGCACAATTTTAGTGTTCTTAAAAAGCTTGTTCTACCAGATGGTTCAATTCTAAGAGCAAGGTATGCTGGTCGTCCTACTTGCGATTGCCTGTTCAACGACCCAGTCATGGATGGCAAAAG TCTGTTGAAAATATGGAACGTGAACAATTTGTCTGCTGCAATTGGAGTATTCAATTGTCAGGGTGCTGGAAACTGGGCTTGGTCAGCGAAAGAAATTTCACATATTCCCACCAGCATTAACATAACTGGTCATCTCTCGCCATCAGATGTAGAGTCTATTGAGGAGATTGCTGGTGATGATTGGAATGGAGAGACTGCAGTTTATGCTTTTTATTCAT GTTCTCTTTTAAGGCTTCAGAAGAACCAAAGTTTGCAGGTTTCATTGTGTACGATGACATGTGAGATCTATACCATATCACCCATAAAG GTGTTTGGTGGGGCTGTTCGCTTTGCGCCTCTTGGATTGACCAACATGTTCAACTCAGGTGGCGCACTCCACAGCATTGCAAGTACTGTTGACTCTTCAGCCACCACAATTCAGATCAGCAGAATCCCAGGCCGGTTCGCGGCATATTCGTCCGCTAGGCCAGCGATTTGTAGAGTTGACGCGCATGATGTGGAGTTCAGCCATTCTGATGATGGCTTGCTGGCCTTTGATCTCTCCGACGGATCTCCCCAGAACAACCTCAGAAACATTGAGATTGTGTACACAGCCTCCTAA
- the LOC100839976 gene encoding uncharacterized protein LOC100839976, producing MRFTSSVFTAWLALGLACHCALLLRHAEAVTLSTASRWIVDEAGDRVKLACVNWPSHLEPMLAEGLSKRPVGSIAGDVAAMGFNCVRLTWPTFMVTNASYTSLTVAQSFQRLNLTEPLAGIRANNPALVDLRLIDAFKAVVSSLGENNLMVILDNHVSMPKWCCSNTDGNGFFGDAYFQPDVWVDGLTKMATTFAAVPNVVGMSLRNELRGPRQNANDWYKYMQRGAEAVHAANPRALVILSGLSYDNDLAFLSSRQVTLSFARKAAFEVHWYSFSNSQDWASSNPNEACARIGASVSRRALYLLDQGWPVFLSEFGVDNRGGNANDNRYYGCAAAVAADLDLDWALWTLQGSYYLREGVRDLDEVYGVLDRSWRNPRNATALRRVRALQRAFRGPGFAEAAPYVALFHPSTGLCVARRSSPVSPLELGSCEGAEAWAYDAQRQRLALRDSPLMCLRAEGAGRPVRVGMACATDEMARWRLVSDSKLHVAANASSGAGMLCLDVGADGRSVVTNTCRCLSADNSCDPESQWFKLVSSTRRVGARSMLAQPPLKLKDLKIRSL from the exons ATGAGGTTTACTTCATCTGTTTTCACGGCGTGGCTGGCTCTGGGCTTGGCCTGCCATTGcgcgcttcttcttcggcATGCGGAGGCGGTGACGCTGTCGACGGCGTCGCGGTGGATCGTGGACGAGGCCGGGGACCGGGTGAAGCTGGCGTGCGTGAACTGGCCGTCGCACCTGGAGCCGATGCTGGCGGAGGGCCTGAGCAAGCGGCCCGTGGGCTCCATCGCCGGGGACGTGGCCGCCATGGGCTTCAACTGCGTCAGGCTCACCTGGCCCACCTTCATGGTCACCAACGCCTCCTACACCTCCCTCACCGTCGCCCAGTCCTTCCAGAGGCTCAACCTCACGGAGCCGCTCGCCGGCATCAGGGCCAACAACCCCGCCCTCGTCGACCTCAGGCTCATCGACGCCTTCAAG GCCGTGGTGAGCAGCCTGGGCGAGAACAACCTGATGGTGATCCTGGACAACCACGTGAGCATGCCCAAGTGGTGCTGCAGCAACACCGACGGCAACGGCTTCTTCGGCGACGCCTACTTCCAGCCGGACGTCTGGGTCGACGGCCTCACCAAGATGGCCACCACGTTCGCCGCCGTCCCCAACGTCGTCGGCATGAGCCTCAGGAACGAGCTCAGAGGGCCCAGGCAGAACGCAAACGACTGGTACAA GTACATGCAGCGGGGCGCGGAAGCCGTGCACGCGGCGAACCCGCGGGCGCTGGTGATCCTCTCCGGCCTGAGCTACGACAACGACCTGGCGTTCCTCAGCTCGCGGCAGGTCACCCTGAGCTTCGCCCGCAAGGCGGCGTTCGAGGTGCACTGGTACAGCTTCTCCAACAGCCAGGACTGGGCGTCGTCGAACCCCAACGAGGCGTGCGCCAGGATCGGGGCCAGCGTGTCCCGCCGCGCGCTCTACCTGCTCGACCAAGGCTGGCCCGTCTTCCTCAGCGAGTTCGGCGTCGACAACCGGGGCGGCAACGCCAACGACAACCGCTACTacggctgcgccgccgccgtggccgccgacCTCGACCTCGACTGGGCGCTCTGGACGCTGCAGGGGAGCTACTACCTCCGTGAGGGCGTCCGGGACCTGGACGAGGTCTACGGCGTGCTCGACCGGTCCTGGCGCAACCCGCGGAACGCGACCGCGCTGCGCAGGGTCCGCGCCCTGCAGCGCGCCTTCAGAGGCCCCGGGTTCGCCGAGGCCGCGCCCTACGTGGCGCTGTTCCATCCTTCGACGGGGCTTTGCGTGGCGCGGAGGTCCTCGCCGGTATCGCCGCTGGAGCTCGGGTCCTGCGAGGGGGCGGAGGCGTGGGCTTACGACGCGCAGCGGCAGAGGCTGGCGCTGCGGGACAGCCCGCTGATGTGCCTGCGCGCCGagggggccggccggcccgtGCGCGTCGGCATGGCGTGCGCAACGGACGAGATGGCGCGGTGGCGCCTCGTGTCGGACTCCAAGCTGCACGTCGCGGCCAACGCGTCGTCCGGCGCTGGCATGCTCTGCCTGGATGTTGGAGCGGATGGGCGGAGCGTGGTCACCAACACGTGCCGGTGCCTGAGCGCGGACAACAGCTGCGACCCGGAGAGCCAGTGGTTCAAGCTGGTGAGCAGCACCCGGAGAGTCGGCGCCAGGAGCATGCTCGCGCAGCCGCCCCTCAAGCTCAAGGACTTGAAGATCCGCTCGCTTTGA